The genomic DNA agaaaaacatcctcTGGAtataaaaattgctagtgatgaagaatccatgaCAACCCTTGGTGAGTGGTTCCaatattatcctcactgttaaattgcaccttattttcagtctgaatgtgTCAGCTTGTCATTTGcagtcactggatcttgttataccttgtCTGCTAGATCCTTTCAGCTTGGGATAGTCCTGCATGTAGTAGACGTGATATAGTAGATCTTATGTTTAGTCTCCTGAAGAAATGGTAGGTGCCTACAAGGCTTCCTTTACATCTTTCAGCAGTATCTTACAGTTGTATATCTGCAGAGGCTGGCATCTATATACGAACTGTGGATGAATGGTTCTATTTCCTACCAGTGACACCAGAGCATGACACTGGGCAGCTCAAGTCTGCAGGATATTTCCATCACTACTCCTGTTGTGAATGTGAGGGCTGTCTCAGTATGAAGGGAGAATGAAGGATGATTGTGCTGCAGCTTCATCATGTGATAACATTCAGTCAGCTCACCTTGTCTCATAGCAAGTGCCATGCACACCAggctctccctctcttctcctgtCAATCCATTCCTTTAGCCTTCTCTCTTCACTATATTGTGCTCTCTTCATATGCTTTGACCCCCTCATACAGtagtctcctctcctcctccaaatcCCTCAACACTCATTTTTAGGGTTGCGTTTTCACTAGTCTCTGCTTATTATAACAGGCGTGTACATGTGAAAATTCCTGGAAGTCTTAATGTGAAAATTATTTTATTCCTTCTCACTTCTCTGTTCTGTGCATTGCTCTGGAGCACACAGTGTCTATTTCTTGTCTAAGTAGCATTGCTTGGCTGTGGCACTACAACTCCATGATTTCAACTTGGTAGTAGTGAGAGATGTCTGATGGTCAGAATGCTCTGCAACAAAATATGAAGTAGGCTGGCACCCAGTTCTGCCATCATTTTAGTTTCGTTAAGAGGAgagaagaaatgtttaaaaactttAAACTTGCTTGTTGTCTTTAAAATTTGTTAATTGTGTGACAGTCTTATATGAATAGGCAAACAAAAGATATTTTACaaattggaggggaaaaaaaaaaaaaaaaaagactgggtAGAAGTTTTTCccaaaataaaaagttactttTCTGGGATATTTTACTATGAAGGGTTCCTCCTACAAGATGACATGCACCTTGTTCAATTACATTCCAATTCTTTTCCATCAGCTACAGCACCTATCTGACTCTGGCTacaaaatatgctgttttgttcCCTCACTGGTGCAATTATGTACACTATGATGCCTTTCTATTGTTAAATGAAGTATAGCAGTAggtaaaagcatttttaaaaagaaaaaatcaccTCCATGATGTTGAGTCCTGCCCCACTCACTTATAACATTGCTCAGAAGCCAACACCATTCATTCTCTGTCATGGTAGGTGTCTGTGTACGTGCTACTACAATAGGGAACAATTTTGATTTATACTTCATTAGTAACCAAAGTCCTAAGTGTCTACTATTGTAAAACCACTGCAGCTGCATTAGTCATCAGAGCTGTTCTGGATTTATACCTGGAAAACTGAGATGAGACTATTACTGTGCTGGACTTTCCTCCTTCAGATTCATAGATTGCTTTACCCTATACCAAAACCCAATATTGCTTCTAGATGTGAACATGACAACAAGAACCAAGTAGTTTACAGTTGACCGCTTTGATTTACTGTGATCAGTTTAGAAGCAGACTTATAGAAGTCAAAATGAATCAATTTCTGCTCATTTCAGCAGCAGTAAAAGAAACGCTTATCAAGTATACACACGAGCAGGGCAAGTTCACAGAAATAAGCTACAGAATTTAATGAAATAGACAAACAagtgttttttaagaaaaagcacCAAGACGACCAACCAGTGATGTGAATTTAACCGAAAAGAGTTCCTGCCAtcaccaccacaaaaaaaaaaacgttaTATAATAGGTATACTGTGTTCCCTTGCAGGCTCAATGATGCTGTCTTAGCTTGGTGAAACAGTGAGAGAAAAGATACtttctgttattattttaaaacacataGGAAATTCTACTCCTCCTGCAATATCTCAGTTTCTAGATACTTTAAACatgttattttaaaaccaaaaagctTAACATATGGCTAATTAAACCTTCCAActtgaatattttcttcatttctgacCAAAGATAGTCATACTAAAAACTAGTTATTGATTagaggattttatttttcctgtaaatTACTGTAAGGTCTTACTAGCTTAGACTTCAAATAAACTAGAAATCAAAGTTAGACACTTTTATACTTTTTACTGAACTCTTCCTTTCTTGCAATTTATATGCAAGATGAGTTCTGCTTAAGCAGAGCACATATCATAATGAACACAGCTAGTCACACTTAATAAATACACATTCATTGTTCGGAACCTGAACTCTACGTATGTAGACTGTGTTTGACAGATTCCCAAATTACACAAAATCATGTAAAAACTGCTTTATTGGTTGCAGTTAACATGTTACAATAAATATTGATCCCAAACATGAAATCAACCATTTATGACAAGGACAAGCAAGATCCCTGAAGAATTACATGAAATTGGACAAGCAGATGGTAATTAAGGAGGCATCTTGTAAACCGGAATCATTTCATTTTCTTGGGCATTGCAGCTACAAACAGCTCATAAACAGCATAGCATGTTCctgaaatggaaagagagaaaagattaAGTTTACAGAAAGGTACACATACAAACTGAGCTGCAAGTTAGCCTTTGCTTTGCAAAATCTCATTCTTTGAGTATACAGGATCCAATTAAGAGACAGACCCGACCTAAACCTCCCAGCAAGTGAGGGCCTCAACTCAAGCTTCACTTGAAGCACTGAAAAGCTTTTATCAATGACATTTTACCTTTGCTTCTCTTTTCAGGAGCAGCTTTAGAGTAATTTTATAATGTGcgttctttattttaaaagatcaaaGCAAAGACTTGAAGTTGTATCTATATGTGGCGAGTACTCCTAACAGATAGGTCGAAACCGAAACAAAGCTTAAAGTTTTTAATTTACGCTGTACTAACACTTTGCTTGGCCTTATTATGGAGTGCATTTAACATACTTTACACGCACACAATTGTACAAGAGACTTAccattcacattttaaaagacaaCTACTTTTCAGGTTACCCAAGAAATGTAACTGTTTAATAATACAGTTTTCTATCAAACCTTACCAAAAACTGTTAGAGCCATGGTGGTTCTATACAGCAAACCATCTGCTAGTCCACCCTTAAGATGCACTGGCATTCCATTATCCTCctaatggaaataaaaaaaaacaggaacatGAATAATCTTGTGTGCATGCTGTTCTTAAGTTGTTTATTTTAGATATTCTAAATTTACCAAATTtacaaataatttgtttttgagGGCTGGGCAGTCATATCATTCTTTCCAAATACTGttagttttcattatttttgaagAATCCTTTCTAGCCAGTATGTTCCAACATATTTTTTAAGTCAATAACTTGAAaagagtcacttttttttttttttggcaccaaAAGTTAGATACTACATTCTGATAAGGTTATTTGGAAGTTGCAAATCTCAGGAGCTTTCATTTAATTATATCAGTACATTATGCtaatatagcatctttcatccacaAAATAAGCACTACTTACATAtttacaaaaacaatgaagagtccggtggcaccttaaagactaacagatgtatttgggcataagctttcgtgggtccAAAAGCACCTTTTCAGATGCCTGGAGGCCTAAGTATTTGTTTTCGCCCACACATTTTCTACTTTTCATCTGTTCTATGAACACACTTTTCCTATTTGGAACTATTTCATTTATCCCATCAGAAGGATATTTCAAGAAAGTGAAACAAagtcatatattttaaaaccatgTAGCATTATCACTTAAGCAGTCAGATTGTACAACAGTTGACAAGTCAAAAGATGCACCTTTTCCTCCTATGTGCAAAGCATTTCAATAATATGAACACTAATCTTAGTGAATTTGAAACATATTAGTTTTACAAGTTATTCCCCATTTAAAATGTGAAAGTAGATCTTTTCTCTACGTATGCCTCTAAATTATCTAATTAAATGCTAGAATCAAACTGCACAAAATATCAATACATTCTATCAAAATCTTTTCTATTCCAATAAAATTACACATTGATCATGCCTATTCAATACCTGAAAAAGCTTCTGCTTCTCCGGAACTCTGTTTGCAATCTGTCTGCGTGAAGCAGTGCTTATGGTCCTC from Chelonoidis abingdonii isolate Lonesome George chromosome 3, CheloAbing_2.0, whole genome shotgun sequence includes the following:
- the COX7A2 gene encoding cytochrome c oxidase subunit 7A2, mitochondrial, with protein sequence MLRNLLALRQISQRTISTASRRQIANRVPEKQKLFQEDNGMPVHLKGGLADGLLYRTTMALTVFGTCYAVYELFVAAMPKKMK